The genomic window CGTGCTGCCGCTGCTCGCCCCGCTCTGGCTCTGGCACGTGCTGCTGCCCCGGGTCAGCCGCACCCGCTGGCGGGTGGAGGTGATCCGGGCCAATGTGCTGATGAGCGTGGCCGCCGGCGCCGCCGTCCTGCACACGCTGCGCGGGCGCAGCGCCGCCTGGGTGCCCACCGGCGCCGGCGCGACCAGGCCCGGCGGACTGGCCCGGCGGGTGGTGCTGGTCGCGCTCGGCTGGACGGCCTGCTCGATCCTGGCCGCCGCCGTCGGCCTCGCGCTGGACGTGGCCGGGCAGGGCTGGGGGCCCACCTGGGGCCTGGCCCTCTACCTCGTGGTGCAGTGCCAGATCGGCCTGCCGCTGATCCGCGACCTGGTGGCCCAACTGCGCACCACCCGGGCTCCGTCGGCCCGGCGCCGGCTGCCGCTGCTCGCCCGGATCGGCCGCCCGGGCCGCGCGGGCCGCACCGAGGGCGCCGCCGGCACCGCCGTGCTGCCCCGGCGCTGGCCGGAGGGCCTGGCCGTGACCGCCGCCCTCACCCTGACCGCACTGCTCGCCTCCGGCTGGGTCAGCCCCATGCTGACCTGGCTCGGCTGAAGGAACGTGCCACTGTGACTGCGAGTATTCTCTCCACCCGCGAACCGCGCTCCGGACCGGGGACGAGCGGGGCCGTCCGGACCGGGACCCCGGGCTTCCGACCCGATATCGAGGGGCTGCGCGCCGTGGCGCTGCTGGCCGTCCTCGCCTTCCACGCAGGTGTGCCGCACCTGGCCGGCGGCTTCGTCGGCGTGGACGTCTTCTTCGTGATCTCCGGCTATCTGATCACCGGCCTGCTGCTGCGCGAGGCGGTGGCCACCGGGCGGATCCGGCTGGCCGAGTTCTTCTCCCGCCGGGCCCGGCGGCTGCTGCCCTCGGCGGCCCTGGTGCTGACGGTGGTGGCGCTGGCGGGTGTCTGGCTCACCGCGCCGCTGCGTCGCACCGACCTGGAGTACGACGTGCTGGCCTCGGCGCTCTCGGTGGCCAACTGGCGCTTCGTCGCCCAGCAGACCGACTACCTGGCCGCCGGCCGCGATCCCAGCCCGCTGCTGCACTTCTGGTCGCTCGCGGTGGAGGAGCAGTTCTACCTGCTCTGGGCGCCACTGCTGGCCCTGCTCGTGCTTCTGACGCACCGTCAGCTGCGCCGCGGACTGGCGATCCGGAGCACCGTGGTCACCGCCACCGCGCTGGCCACCGCCGTCTCGTTCGTGCTGGCGCTGGGCTGGACGCACCGCGAGGTGTCGCTGGCCTATCTCGGCACGCCCTCCCGGGTCTGGCAGTTCGGCATCGGCGCGCTGCTCGCGCTGCTGCCCTGGCACCGGCTGCCCGGACCGCGCCCGCTGCGCGCCCTGGTGGGCTGGGCCGGCGCGGCGCTGATCGCCTGGTCGGCGGTTACGTACACGGCCGCCACGCCCTATCCCGGCTGGGCCGCGCTGGCGCCCACCCTCGGCACCGCGGCAGTGATCCTGGCCGGCATACCGGGCCGCGGCGAGGCCCCGCACACCCGGCCCATCGGGCCCGGCCGACTGCTGGCGACGGCTGGCCCGCGCGCCGTCGGGCGCCTGTCCTACAACCTCTACCTGTGGCACTGGCCGGTGCTGGTGCTGGCGGAGGCCAGGTTCGGCACCCTGGGCTGGCCGGTCAAGGTGGCCCTCACGGCGGGGGCCGCGCTGCCCGCGCTGGCCGCCATGCGCTGGGTCGAGCGGCCACTGCGCCGCAATCCGGTGGTCAACGAACTCCCGCGCCGAGGGCTCTCGTTGGGCCTGAGCGCGATCATCATCCCGGTGCTGCTCGCGCTGGTGGTGGGCACCGGCACGCTGCGGGTGCTCGGTCCGGGCACCCCGGTGGACCTGGCGGGCCTGCCTCCGGGCGCGGCCACCGGGAGTTCGCTGCTGCTGCCGGCCGATGCGCACGCCGCGACGACCATCGTGCCGAGCGCCGCCCAGGCCCGCAAGGACTTCCCGCCGGACGGCGCCTGCGAGGTCGCCCCGGCGGCCACCAGCAGCCCGCCCTGCCTGTTCGGCGACACCGCGAGCAGCGACCGGATCGTGCTGCTCGGCGACTCGCACGCGGGCCAGTGGTTCTCCTCCGTGCTCGCGATCGCGGCCGAACGGCACTGGGCGCTGGAGGAGTTGGTCAAGCAGGGCTGCCCGCTTCCGCAACTCACGGTGACCAACCCGCAGTTGGGGCGCACCTACCGGGAGTGCGACAGCTGGCGGGCGGACAGCCTGGCGCGGCTGCAGCGCGAGCCCAGGCCGAAGCTGATCGTGGTCGGCTCGCTCAACCGCTACACCGAGGACGGTCGGCTGCTCGCCCAGGCCTGGGAACAGACCCTCACCCCGCTGCGCGCGCTGGGCGTGCCGATCGTCTACCTGACGGACACCCCGATCCCCGGCCAGGACATCCCGGCCTGCGTCTCGGGCCACACCGCCGATCCCGGCGCCTGCGACTTCCCCCGGTCCAAGGCCACCTGGCCGGACCCGCTGGCCGACGCGATCGCCGCCGGACACGAGCCCGGGATCCAGGCGGTCTCGGTCAACCAGGTGCTCTGCCCGGGCTCGGGGCCCAGTTGCCCAGCGGTGCTGCAGCGGATCCTGCTCTACCGCGACGACGCGCACCTGACCAACGTCGCGGCGGTGGTGCTCACCCCGCGCCTGGAGCGGCTGCTGGTGGACGCCGGCCTGGTGCCGGCCCAGGGCGCGCCGTCCACCGGGTCCACCGGGCCGGCCCCGCAGGCCGGCTGGACCCAGCTGCTGCGCGACGACTTCCAGGGGCCGGCCGGTGCCAGGCCCTCGGACCAGCTCTGGCAGTACGACACCGGGACCTGCTACCCGGGCTGCCCGGCCGCCCAGTGGGGCACCGGCGAACAGGAGACGATGACCGACTCCACCGCCAACGTCCGCCTCGACGGCCAAGGCGTCCTGGAGATCACCCCCACCCGGCAGAACGGGCAGTGGAGTTCGGGACGCCTGACCTCCAAGCGCGCCGACTTCACGCCGCCGCCCGGCGGGGTGCTGCGGATCGAGGCCTCGATCCAGCTGCCCCAGGTCAGCGGCCCGGCCGCGGCCGGCTACTGGCCCGCCTTCTGGACCCTGGGCGCGGGCCTGCGCGACGGCTTCACCGGCTGGCCCGGAATCGGCGAGCTGGACGTGATGGAGTCGGTCAACGGCGCCGGCTCGGTCTTCGGCACCATGCACTGCGGCACCGCCCAGGGCGGGCCCTGCCAGGAGCCGCAGGGCCTGGGCTCGGGTGAACAGCCCTGCCCCGCCTGCCAGGGCGGCTTCCACACCTACGCGGTCGAGGTGGACTTCTCCACCAGCCCCGAGCAGGTGCGCTGGTACCTGGACGGCAAGGAGTACCACCGGGTCACGGCGGCCCAGATGGACCCGGCGACCTGGGACAAGGCCGTGCACCACGGGCTGTTCCTGATCCTGGACGTCGCGGTCGGCGGCGGCCTGCCCGCCGCGTTCGGCGGCTCGGTGTCACCGGCCACCGAGCCGGGGCACCCGATGCGGGTGAAGTACGTCTCGGTTGCCACCCGGCCCTGACGGTGCGCCGGACGGCACGGCACGGCCCGGCCCGCTGACACCTGGTCAGCGGGCCGGGCCGGCTTCGGCATCAGAAGTTGATCATGTGCCCGGACAGGCCGTGGATGGCCTCCTTGACCGCCTCGCCCAGCGTCGGGTGGGCGTGCACGTTGCGGGCCACCTCGTGCACCGTCAGGTCCCACTGCTGCGCCAGCGTCAGCTCGGGCAGCAGCTCGGTGACCTCGGGGCCGATCAGGTGGGCGCCCAGCAGCTCGCCGTACTTGGCGTCGCTGATCACCTTGACGAAGCCGATCGGGTGGCCCAGGCCGTGCGCCTTGCCGTTCGCGGTGAACGGGAACTTGGCGACCTTGACGTCGTGGCCCAGGTCACGGGCCTGCGCCTCGGTGTAGCCGAAGCTGGCCACCTGCGGCTGGCAGTAGGTGGCGCGCGGGATCATCGCGAAGTCCACCTCCATGGTCTCCGCGCCGCCGATCGTCTCGGCCGCGATGACGGCCATCGCCTCGGCCGCGTGCGCCAGCATCAGCTTGGCCGTCACGTCGCCGATGGCGAAGACGTGCGGCACGTTGGTGCGGCCGCGCCCGTCCACCGCGATCGCGCCGCGCTCGGTCAGCGCCACGCCGGTGGCCTCCAGGCCGTAGCCCTGGACCCGGGGCGCGAAGCCGATCGCCTGGAGCACCTTGTCGGCCTCCAGCACCTCCTGCTGCCCGTTGCGGGTGACGGTCACCCTGACCTTGGCGTTCGGGTCGCTGTCGTCGATCGAGTCCACCCGGGTCGAGGTGAGGACCTGGATGCCGAGCTTCTTGTACTGCTTGGCCAGCTCGGCGGAGACGTCCGCGTCCTCCAGCGGGACCATCCGGTCCAGGAACTCCACGATCGTGACCTGCACGCCGTAGCTGTTCAGCACGTAGGCGAACTCGACGCCGATCGCGCCGGCGCCGGCGATGATGATGCTCTCGGGCAGCGTGTCGGTGAGGATCTGCTCCTCGTAGGTCACCACCCGGTCGCTGAGCGAGGTGCCCGGCAGCAGGCGGGTGGTCGCACCGGTGGCGATGATCACGTGGTCGAAGGTGACGGTGGCGAAGCCGCCCGCGCTCAGGGCCACCTGCAGGGTGTGGTCGTCGATGAAGGTGCCGCGACCGTCGTACTCGTCGATCGCGTTCTTCTTCATCAGGTAGTGGATGCCGGCCACCCGGCCGTCGGCCACCTTGCGGCTGCGCAGGTAGGCCTCGCGGTAGTCGAAGGTGACCTGGCCCTCGACCTTGATGCCGTAGGTCTTCGCCTCGCGGGTGAAGAGGGTGGCCAGCTCGGCGTTGCGCAGCAGTGCCTTGGAGGGGATGCAGCCGACGTTGAGGCAGACCCCGCCCCAGTACTTCTCCTCGATCACGGCCGCCTTCAGGCCGAGCTGGGCGGAACGGACGGCAGCGGTGTACCCGCCCGGGCCCGCTCCCAGGACGACGACGTCGTAATGCGTGGTGCTCATGATCCTCTTCCGGCATGGTCGGACAAGATGCTGACGCACCCGACTGTATTCCCACCCCTTGGCACCGGCCACGCCCGCCTGCCGCGCGAGCGCACGGCCGGTCTCCAGGGGGCCCGGAGCCGGCCCTAAGCGTCGAGGTGGGCGAGGAAGTCCAGCAGCTCGCGGTTCACCTCGGCGGGCCGCTCCTGCTGGGTCCAGTGGCCGCAGCCCGGGAGCGTGACGCTGCGGAACAGCCGGGGCAGGATGCTCGGCAGCGACCCGATCAGCTTGTCCACCCCGCGCAGCACGCCGACCATGTCGCGGTCGCCGATGACGTAGAGCGCGGGGACGGTGATGCCCAGGCCCCGGAAGGCCGCCATCAGCTCCTGGTTGCGGTCGATGTTGCGGTACCAGTTCAGCGGCCCGGTGAAGGCGTGCTCGCCGTGCCCGGCGTAGTCGGCGGCGAAGGCCTCGACGTCCTCCTCGGTGAGCCAGCCGGGCAGCTCCTTCGGCTCGGGCAGGGTGTCGAGCAGGGTGCTGCCCTCGGGGATGATCCACGGGCTGGGCTGCGCGGGGTTGTCGCCCGAGACGCCGAACAGCGTGGCGCGGAAGGTGGCCCGCAGGTCCCGCGCCAACTCGGCATCGGCGACACCCGGCTGCTGGAAGTAGTTCTGGTAGAAGCCGTCGCCGTAGACGTGCCGGGCAGCGGCCAGCGAGCCGATCCCGGCCGGCAGCCGCGGCGGCACGCTCAGGCCGGCGACCGCGCGCACCAGATCGGGCCGCAGCATCGCGCTGGCCCAGGCCACCGGCGCGCCCCAGTCGTGGCCGACCACCACGGCCTGCTCGGCCCCGAGCGCCTCGATCAGCCCGACCACGTCACCGACCAGGTGCGGCAGGGTGTAGGAGTCCACGTCCAGCGGCCGGTCACTGCGGGCGTAGCCGCGCTGGTCGGGCGCCACCACCCGGTAGCCCGCCGCGGCCAGCGGCGCGAACTGGTGGCGCCAGGAGTACCAGCTCTCCGGGAAGCCGTGCAGCAGCAGGACCAGCGGTCCCTCGCCCTGCTCGGCGACGTGCAGGCGGATGCCGTTGACCTCGACCTGGCTGTGCTTGACCGCATGGACCACGATGACTCCTCGGTAGGCGGGTGCGGCCTCAGCCTAGCCAGCCAACTGGGGCCTGTCCGGCGGATCTTGTCGGATCATCGGACAGGGACTCACGGCCAGAGCATCCCCCGGGTCCACTCCCCCGCGCCGGCCGGCCTGCGGTACGCCAGCCGCACATGGCGCCGGTCGCCCGCGCCCTGCCAGAACTCGACCTCCTCGGCCCGCACCGCGTACTGCGTGTAGCCCGCCGCGACGATCCCCTGATCCGCCGCCAGCTCGTGCTCCGCCGCCGCCCAGGCCGACCGGAACTGCGCCACCTCCGCCAGCGGTTCGCTCTGGCGCCCCACCAGCGAGGCCGCCC from Kitasatospora sp. NBC_01250 includes these protein-coding regions:
- a CDS encoding SGNH hydrolase domain-containing protein encodes the protein MTASILSTREPRSGPGTSGAVRTGTPGFRPDIEGLRAVALLAVLAFHAGVPHLAGGFVGVDVFFVISGYLITGLLLREAVATGRIRLAEFFSRRARRLLPSAALVLTVVALAGVWLTAPLRRTDLEYDVLASALSVANWRFVAQQTDYLAAGRDPSPLLHFWSLAVEEQFYLLWAPLLALLVLLTHRQLRRGLAIRSTVVTATALATAVSFVLALGWTHREVSLAYLGTPSRVWQFGIGALLALLPWHRLPGPRPLRALVGWAGAALIAWSAVTYTAATPYPGWAALAPTLGTAAVILAGIPGRGEAPHTRPIGPGRLLATAGPRAVGRLSYNLYLWHWPVLVLAEARFGTLGWPVKVALTAGAALPALAAMRWVERPLRRNPVVNELPRRGLSLGLSAIIIPVLLALVVGTGTLRVLGPGTPVDLAGLPPGAATGSSLLLPADAHAATTIVPSAAQARKDFPPDGACEVAPAATSSPPCLFGDTASSDRIVLLGDSHAGQWFSSVLAIAAERHWALEELVKQGCPLPQLTVTNPQLGRTYRECDSWRADSLARLQREPRPKLIVVGSLNRYTEDGRLLAQAWEQTLTPLRALGVPIVYLTDTPIPGQDIPACVSGHTADPGACDFPRSKATWPDPLADAIAAGHEPGIQAVSVNQVLCPGSGPSCPAVLQRILLYRDDAHLTNVAAVVLTPRLERLLVDAGLVPAQGAPSTGSTGPAPQAGWTQLLRDDFQGPAGARPSDQLWQYDTGTCYPGCPAAQWGTGEQETMTDSTANVRLDGQGVLEITPTRQNGQWSSGRLTSKRADFTPPPGGVLRIEASIQLPQVSGPAAAGYWPAFWTLGAGLRDGFTGWPGIGELDVMESVNGAGSVFGTMHCGTAQGGPCQEPQGLGSGEQPCPACQGGFHTYAVEVDFSTSPEQVRWYLDGKEYHRVTAAQMDPATWDKAVHHGLFLILDVAVGGGLPAAFGGSVSPATEPGHPMRVKYVSVATRP
- the lpdA gene encoding dihydrolipoyl dehydrogenase, whose protein sequence is MSTTHYDVVVLGAGPGGYTAAVRSAQLGLKAAVIEEKYWGGVCLNVGCIPSKALLRNAELATLFTREAKTYGIKVEGQVTFDYREAYLRSRKVADGRVAGIHYLMKKNAIDEYDGRGTFIDDHTLQVALSAGGFATVTFDHVIIATGATTRLLPGTSLSDRVVTYEEQILTDTLPESIIIAGAGAIGVEFAYVLNSYGVQVTIVEFLDRMVPLEDADVSAELAKQYKKLGIQVLTSTRVDSIDDSDPNAKVRVTVTRNGQQEVLEADKVLQAIGFAPRVQGYGLEATGVALTERGAIAVDGRGRTNVPHVFAIGDVTAKLMLAHAAEAMAVIAAETIGGAETMEVDFAMIPRATYCQPQVASFGYTEAQARDLGHDVKVAKFPFTANGKAHGLGHPIGFVKVISDAKYGELLGAHLIGPEVTELLPELTLAQQWDLTVHEVARNVHAHPTLGEAVKEAIHGLSGHMINF
- a CDS encoding alpha/beta fold hydrolase, whose product is MVHAVKHSQVEVNGIRLHVAEQGEGPLVLLLHGFPESWYSWRHQFAPLAAAGYRVVAPDQRGYARSDRPLDVDSYTLPHLVGDVVGLIEALGAEQAVVVGHDWGAPVAWASAMLRPDLVRAVAGLSVPPRLPAGIGSLAAARHVYGDGFYQNYFQQPGVADAELARDLRATFRATLFGVSGDNPAQPSPWIIPEGSTLLDTLPEPKELPGWLTEEDVEAFAADYAGHGEHAFTGPLNWYRNIDRNQELMAAFRGLGITVPALYVIGDRDMVGVLRGVDKLIGSLPSILPRLFRSVTLPGCGHWTQQERPAEVNRELLDFLAHLDA